A portion of the Manihot esculenta cultivar AM560-2 chromosome 2, M.esculenta_v8, whole genome shotgun sequence genome contains these proteins:
- the LOC110608957 gene encoding uncharacterized protein LOC110608957, which yields MENKFQNLGFASNYPSNPFKMGSSVQVGGPVAEYSADTVLRLDSPGSSVTYMSPAKGIKRKWNLMDRSMGQCVGSSLSLGLGRSSSSSDSKGSSATACTTMSSAKETDEESSMDLELDFSLHLGNEKMSSPKKSASSNLKELELHTKVDLELSLSTGLSESDITSVYPHPNSTPLEFCMEMPLTVVGASNVNEGSTSCSWKTGITLLMTQNKEANLFPNQVQRTCDPTPNVPDLSLSAITVPKSSVTCTSGITQRQQAHQRSSSSKMCQVEGCGKGARGASGRCISHGGGRRCQKPGCHKGAEGRTVYCKAHGGGRRCEFLGCTKSAEGRTDFCIAHGGGRRCSHDGCTRAARGKSGLCIRHGGGKRCQKENCTRSAEGLSGLCISHGGGRRCQATGCTKGAQGCTMFCKAHGGGKRCTAPGCTKGAEGSTPFCKGHGGGKRCAFQGVGVCTKSVHGGTNFCVAHGGGKRCSVPECTKSARGRTDFCVRHGGGKRCKFEGCGKSAQGSTDFCKAHGGGKRCSWGHPGSEYGVQPTGPCNSFARGKTGLCALHSGLVQDKRVHGGVTLGPIIQEPHVSENEKMKKAVIAEDMSVDIVKMGTNIGASASIATSDMKTLGVPNVQIPVGEPGLPTISVFIPEGRVHGGSLMAMLASGSGIGSSSSQIINGDSSESRKSYMMPQSWV from the coding sequence ATGGAGAACAAGTTTCAGAACTTGGGCTTTGCTTCTAATTATCCCTCAAACCCATTCAAGATGGGTAGTTCAGTGCAAGTTGGAGGACCTGTGGCTGAATATAGTGCAGATACTGTCTTACGGCTCGATTCCCCTGGTTCTTCAGTCACTTACATGTCTCCAGCAAAGGGGATTAAACGGAAATGGAATTTGATGGACAGATCCATGGGTCAATGTGTTGGCTCTTCACTATCTCTTGGGCTAGGCCGCTCATCAAGTTCCTCGGACAGCAAGGGGAGTTCAGCAACTGCTTGCACTACAATGTCTTCAGCCAAGGAAACTGACGAGGAGTCGTCAATGGATCTTGAGTTGGACTTTTCCCTCCATTTGGGCAATGAGAAGATGTCCAGCCCAAAGAAATCTGCTAGTTCAAATCTTAAAGAACTGGAATTGCATACCAAGGTTGATCTGGAGTTGAGTCTGTCTACTGGGCTATCTGAATCTGACATTACTAGTGTGTATCCACATCCAAACTCCACTCCACTTGAATTTTGCATGGAGATGCCACTTACTGTTGTTGGGGCTTCAAATGTGAATGAAGGATCAACATCCTGTAGTTGGAAAACAGGGATTACATTACTCATGACACAGAACAAAGAGGCTAACCTTTTTCCGAACCAGGTTCAAAGAACTTGTGATCCTACCCCCAATGTTCCAGACCTCTCCTTAAGTGCGATAACAGTGCCAAAAAGTTCAGTCACCTGTACTTCTGGGATAACACAGCGGCAGCAGGCACATCAACGCAGCTCTAGTTCCAAGATGTGCCAGGTTGAGGGATGTGGAAAGGGAGCCAGGGGTGCTTCTGGCCGTTGTATTTCTCATGGTGGTGGCAGAAGGTGTCAGAAACCAGGCTGCCACAAGGGAGCTGAGGGCCGAACTGTGTACTGCAAGGCCCATGGTGGTGGCCGGAGATGTGAATTTCTTGGTTGCACAAAAAGTGCAGAAGGTCGCACAGACTTTTGTATTGCCCATGGTGGTGGTCGAAGATGCAGTCATGATGGTTGCACTCGGGCTGCGAGAGGGAAATCAGGATTGTGCATTCGGCATGGTGGTGGAAAGAGATGTCAGAAAGAAAATTGCACAAGAAGTGCTGAAGGCCTCTCAGGCTTGTGCATTTCACATGGAGGTGGTCGTCGATGCCAAGCCACAGGATGCACAAAAGGAGCGCAAGGGTGCACAATGTTCTGCAAAGCACATGGTGGTGGAAAACGCTGCACAGCTCCAGGATGCACCAAGGGTGCTGAAGGGAGCACACCTTTTTGTAAGGGCCATGGGGGTGGGAAAAGATGTGCCTTCCAAGGTGTTGGTGTTTGTACAAAAAGCGTTCATGGAGGGACCAATTTCTGTGTTGCGCACGGGGGTGGTAAGAGATGTTCTGTACCTGAATGCACCAAGAGTGCGAGAGGAAGAACAGATTTTTGTGTTCGTCATGGTGGTGGAAAAAGATGCAAGTTTGAAGGGTGCGGCAAAAGTGCCCAGGGCAGCACAGATTTCTGCAAGGCACATGGTGGGGGGAAGAGATGTTCTTGGGGTCATCCTGGATCAGAATATGGAGTCCAGCCTACTGGTCCATGCAACTCATTTGCAAGGGGTAAGACTGGTCTCTGTGCACTTCATAGTGGCCTGGTGCAGGATAAGAGGGTTCATGGTGGTGTTACTCTAGGACCCATCATTCAGGAACCCCATGTTAGTGAGAATGAGAAGATGAAAAAGGCTGTCATTGCTGAGGATATGAGTGTGGATATTGTGAAGATGGGAACTAATATTGGGGCTTCAGCAAGCATAGCTACTTCTGATATGAAAACTTTAGGTGTCCCAAATGTCCAGATCCCTGTTGGGGAACCAGGCTTACCAACGATTTCAGTCTTTATACCAGAAGGCAGAGTGCATGGTGGAAGTTTGATGGCAATGCTGGCAAGTGGTTCAGGCATTGGCTCAAGCAGCAGCCAAATTATAAATGGTGATTCATCAGAGTCAAGGAAATCTTACATGATGCCTCAGAGTTGGGTGTAG
- the LOC110608734 gene encoding LOW QUALITY PROTEIN: aluminum-activated malate transporter 9 (The sequence of the model RefSeq protein was modified relative to this genomic sequence to represent the inferred CDS: deleted 1 base in 1 codon), translating into MNGTKSHSEINIPQGATKAKQQETGKHAGIGGFSYKAWMWKVWEFAREDSNRVTFSFKVGLSVLLVSLLILCQAPYAIFGTKIIWSILTVVVMFECTVGATFNRGFNRALGSLLAGILAIAVAQLALCSGRIAEPTIIGISIFLILHLNAGTITSFVRLWPSLVPYEYGFRVILFTYCLIIISGYRMGNPIRTAMDRLYSIAIGGFVGVLVNVLAFPIWSGEQLHNELVSSFNSVADSLEECVKKYLDDDGLNHPEFSKTIMDEFPDEPAYRKCKATLNSSMKLESLANSAKWEPPHGRFQHIFYPWSEYVKVGAVLRYCGYEVMALHGVLHFEIQAPHNLRVAFQSEIQDAATQAAELVRNLGKDISNMKWSLKTSLLKKVHISTERLQHATDMHSYLFISNSEAINNSYKPFLKPSHTHSTTLHDISNQLPELEGNCLVKNSEALNQSASSETIPPGQLVESYHEMMRRQSRRLHSWPSREVDAFEEEGGPRMRTLESTAAQSLDTFASLLIEFVARLDRLVEAVDELSKMAKFKHENS; encoded by the exons ATGAATGGCACGAAGAGTCATTCTGAGATCAACATTCCACAAGGGGCTACCAAAGCCAAGCAGCAAGAAACAGGAAAGCATGCTGGAATTGGAGGATTCTCCTATAAGGCTTGGATGTGGAAGGTGTGGGAATTTGCCAGAGAAGATAGCAACAGAGTGACATTCTCGTTCAAAGTGGGGCTTTCTGTTCTTCTTGTGTCTTTGCTTATACTATGCCAAGCACCTTATGCTATATTTGGCACCAAAATCATCTGGTCCATCCTCACAGTGGTTGTCATGTTTGAATGTACAGTTG GTGCAACTTTCAATCGAGGATTCAACCGAGCACTTGGGAGCTTGCTTGCAGGGATTTTGGCTATTGCAGTTGCTCAGTTAGCTCTATGTAGTGGCAGGATTGCAGAGCCTACTATAATTGGAATTAGCATTTTCCTCATT TTACATCTAAATGCAGGGACCATCACATCTTTTGTGAGATTATGGCCATCCCTTGTGCCGTATGAGTATGGATTCAGGGTCATACTCTTTACATACTGCTTGATCATAATCTCTGGTTATCGAATGGGGAATCCAATTAGGACTGCAATGGATCGGCTATACTCTATTGCCATTGGAGGGTTTGTAGGAGTTCTAGTGAATGTGTTAGCTTTTCCTATATGGTCTGGAGAGCAATTGCACAATGAGCTAGTCAGCAGCTTTAACTCGGTCGCTGACTCTCTTGAAG AATGTGTGAAGAAATACTTAGACGATGATGGGTTAAATCATCCAGAATTCTCCAAGACAATAATGGATGAGTTTCCAGATGAGCCTGCTTACAGGAAATGTAAAGCTACCCTAAATTCCTCTATGAAACTCGAATCCTTG GCTAATTCAGCAAAATGGGAGCCACCACATGGCAGATTTCAACACATCTTCTATCCATGGTCAGAGTACGTTAAGGTTGGAGCAGTTCTACGATACTGCGGTTATGAGGTTATGGCACTTCATGGAGTCCTACACTTTGAGATTCAG GCACCTCACAACCTCCGAGTTGCATTCCAGTCAGAAATTCAGGATGCAGCAACCCAGGCTGCAGAACTGGTGAGGAACTTG GGCAAAGATATTAGTAACATGAAGTGGAGCCTCAAAACCTCACTATTAAAGAAGGTTCACATCTCAACTGAGCGACTACAACATGCCACAGACATGCACTCTTATCTCTTCATATCTAATTCTGAGGCTATTAACAACTCTTACAAACCATTTCTCAAGCCGTCTCATACACATTCAACTACCCTGCATGATATCTCAAATCAATTGCCCGAGCTTGAAGGCAATTGCTTAGTAAAGAACTCAGAAGCACTGAACCAATCTGCATCTTCAGAGACTATCCCACCAGGACAACTGGTGGAGTCTTACCATGAAATGATGAGAAGGCAATCAAGGAGGCTGCATTCATGGCCATCAAGGGAAGTGGATGCTTTTGAAGAAGAGGGAGGGCCCAGAATGAGGACATTAGAGAGCACCGCAGCACAGTCACTTGACACATTCGCTTCCTTGCTTATTGAGTTTGTTGCTCGGCTTGATCGCTTGGTTGAAGCAGTTGATGAGCTTTCAAAGATGGCCAAATTCAAGCATGAGAATTCATAG